In Candida orthopsilosis Co 90-125, chromosome 6 draft sequence, the following are encoded in one genomic region:
- a CDS encoding Ykl069w protein (S. cerevisiae homolog YKL069W has methionine-R-sulfoxide reductase activity, has role in cellular response to oxidative stress and localizes to cytoplasm, nucleus), whose amino-acid sequence MVHHADYTNFSNPITTTTKTKRETLQQLLDAYTALETPYLISNLSNCASLLWHAYHSLGVSVNWTGFYTSQKYQIKSGHKHQEDKTNNVTNSSSLELLLLGPFNGKVACQSIQWGKGVCGTAASTAQTQVVPDINKFPGHIACDGETKSEIVVPIIKNIESVDGNVVVGVIDLDCLDFDGFDEVDKEYLEQLGRLLSKSF is encoded by the coding sequence ATGGTTCACCACGCCGACTACaccaacttttcaaacccaataacaacaacaaccaaaaccAAGCGAGaaactcttcaacaactacTTGATGCTTACACCGCCCTTGAAACTCCATACTTGATCTCTAATTTGTCCAATTGTGCATCTCTTTTATGGCACGCCTATCATTCATTAGGTGTTAGTGTCAATTGGACTGGGTTCTACACCAGTCAAAAGTACCAAATCAAACTGGGCCACAAACACCAAGAAGACAAGACCAACAATGTAACAAACTCTTCCTCGCTAGAGTTACTACTTCTAGGCCCGTTCAATGGCAAAGTTGCTTGCCAATCAATACAATGGGGTAAAGGGGTATGTGGTACTGCGGCGTCAACCGCACAAACTCAGGTTGTACCTGATATTAACAAATTTCCCGGTCATATTGCTTGTGATGGGGAAACCAAATCGGAAATTGTTGTACccattatcaaaaatataGAATCCGTGGATGGTAATGTGGTGGTGGGTgttattgatttggattgTTTGGATTTTGATGGATTTGATGAGGTTGACAAGGAGTATTTAGAACAATTGGGCCGTTTGTTAAGCAAGAGCTTTTGA
- a CDS encoding Crt10 protein (S. cerevisiae homolog CRT10 has role in regulation of transcription from RNA polymerase II promoter, global), with product MEGFEEFLALRGVQRTLINRNTPFRYAHHNTRSQRQDTFDSSDDGSSLGEGDLIENISNDNEVQVDDDDDDDDDLVGESHYERDEAWFEDRVGIRLLNGTDYVQAAPPRLRESVIFGVHSVVLAGRDDFPRQFRLANELVEESSDDIRDASFEGDSEDTDSLYNSGGGNFNTVVESTPVTASSIISGSAMSQLGELDSKFKFTEKKSSSVRYRYPRLQDKTNFIYSPPVKEIEKDTFQVNIERNQKQFLLQQAPAEKFYNGLNLTAQGSIALNSVKDSMKYKNNLTCTFSHDGDYLVIAVESRLHIYDFDPMTNLPNRTPRLIFDTKPSFSSTTDRVVSTWPYFPHGINYIRNCQFLGKTVVCACIDDGRLLIWFVERFVEQMNQFESPIEQESFRNLTISPDFKVRLSASLWGLDIKENIIIASDNSQCVVLLFYHEHDGRFYHVKTHQILHNIPSVSIIKHTRKTVHVACASISGELVIFEFKLRLVAGPLNKSDLEFFQHRTIYYTDPMIESLEYGNGDDDGYRRWHQDLYNDVDLISNGKNVFKRIEFYTPTILSRCVLNEDCWTIQPFHSNWFLPVGSLQSVFGDSEIDEEKEHARIIAESDVLKWKQDRKSQKQVLDENENDGDFDNQTSLGVAAKYQFYKSNSIDFEGADDPVIRIPSSAKMTNVNDEYKRIHKDIVLREKVKNVTDDFMIVTTSKKIALFKYPTLYCPCATNPLFNLDLYRKADSCHSNRLSISVVIPELSCFIGVSQQGTVTIMRLCTSRGVYGMRQEHVFPNAFKMAPTDNGNYRSIVGLSVREKKSQVGANNGDCESVGEKDGSIYLLYILYDDGSLLGYTLRE from the coding sequence ATGGAGGGATTCGAGGAATTTCTTGCACTACGGGGCGTACAACGGACATTGATTAACAGGAATACACCGTTTCGGTATGCTCATCACAATACGAGATCTCAAAGGCAAGATACGTTTGATCTGTCAGATGATGGCTCAAGCCTTGGCGAAggtgatttgattgaaaatatttctAATGATAACGAAGttcaagttgatgatgatgatgatgatgatgatgacttaGTTGGCGAATCGCATTACGAAAGAGATGAAGCATGGTTTGAGGATAGAGTGGGAATCCGTCTTTTGAACGGAACTGACTACGTACAAGCGGCTCCACCTCGCTTGCGAGAATCGGTTATTTTTGGCGTACACTCTGTGGTATTAGCGGGAAGAGATGATTTCCCTAGGCAATTTAGATTGGCAAATGAGCTAGTCGAAGAATCCAGTGATGATATAAGAGATGCTTCATTTGAAGGTGATCTGGAAGACACTGACTCACTTTACAACCTGGGAGGGGGGAATTTCAATACAGTTGTTGAAAGTACCCCCGTTACAGCATCTTCTATTATCAGCGGGTCAGCAATGTCACAGCTTGGAGAATTGGATAGCAAATTTAAGTTTACTGAGAAGAAGTCATCAAGTGTCAGATATAGATATCCTCGTTTGCAAGATAAAACCAACTTCATTTACTCACCACCAGTGAAGGAAATAGAGAAGGATACCTTCCAAGTCAATATTGAACGTAATCAAAAGCAGTTTTTATTGCAACAAGCTCCTGCAGAAAAGTTTTATAATGGACTAAACTTGACTGCACAAGGGTCAATCGCTTTGAATTCAGTGAAAGATAGTATGAAATACAAGAATAACTTAACCTGCACTTTTTCTCATGATGGTGATTACCTAGTTATAGCTGTTGAATCTCGGCTCCATATTTATGATTTTGATCCAATGACAAATCTACCTAATAGAACACCACgtttaatttttgataCTAAAccttcattttcttcaactacGGACCGAGTTGTTTCTACGTGGCCCTATTTCCCTCATGGTATCAATTATATCAGAAATTGCCAGTTCCTCGGCAAAACGGTTGTTTGTGCTTGCATCGATGATGGCCGTTTGCTAATATggtttgttgaaagatttgttgaacaaatgaaccaatttgaatcGCCAATCGAGCAGGAGAGTTTTAgaaatttgacaatatcTCCCGATTTTAAAGTTAGATTGAGTGCATCCTTATGGGGTCTTGATATAAAGGAGAATATCATTATTGCATCGGATAACTCCCAATGTGTTGTTTTGCTATTCTACCACGAACACGACGGAAGATTTTATCACGTAAAAACGCATCAAATACTACACAATATACCAAGCGTGTCCATAATAAAGCATACCAGAAAAACTGTCCATGTTGCATGTGCTTCTATTTCAGGGGAGCTAgttatttttgaatttaaacTAAGACTTGTTGCCGGACCTTTGAACAAGTCCgatttggaatttttcCAGCATAGGACAATCTACTATACAGATCCAATGATTGAGTCCTTGGAGTATGGCAATGGAGATGACGATGGGTATCGTCGTTGGCATCAAGATCTATACAATGACGTCGACTTGATTAGTAATGGCAAAAAcgttttcaaaagaattgaattctATACACCTACAATATTATCTCGATGTGTTCTCAATGAGGATTGCTGGACAATCCAACCCTTTCATTCTAATTGGTTTTTACCTGTGGGTTCATTGCAATCGGTCTTTGGTGATTCcgaaattgatgaagaaaaagagcATGCGAGAATTATAGCAGAAAGTGACGTTTTGAAGTGGAAACAGGATCGTAAGTCGCAAAAGCAGGTACTAGATGAAAACGAGAATGACGGCgattttgataatcaaaCAAGTTTAGGCGTAGCTGCCAAATACCAATTTTACAAGTCTAATTCAATAGATTTTGAAGGAGCTGATGATCCTGTTATTCGAATACCATCTAGTGCTAAAATGACAAatgtcaatgatgaatacaAGCGAATCCATAAGGATATTGTACTTCGTGAAAAGGTCAAAAATGTTACTGATGATTTCATGATTGTCACTACCtcaaaaaaaattgcattGTTTAAGTACCCCACTTTGTACTGTCCCTGTGCAACTAACCCTTTGTTTAACTTGGACTTGTATCGGAAGGCGGATAGCTGTCATTCAAACAGgctttcaatttcagtaGTCATACCAGAACTATCATGCTTCATTGGTGTATCTCAACAAGGTACAGTCACAATTATGCGATTATGTACTTCTAGAGGAGTTTATGGAATGAGACAAGAGCATGTGTTTCCCAATGCATTCAAGATGGCACCTACTGATAATGGTAATTATCGAAGTATTGTTGGTTTGAGTGTACGAGAAAAAAAGAGCCAAGTGGGAGCAAATAATGGTGATTGTGAATCTGTGGGTGAGAAAGATGGCTCAATATACTTGCTTTACATTTTGTATGATGATGGAAGTCTCCTTGGCTACACATTAAGAGAGTGA